In the genome of Halapricum salinum, one region contains:
- a CDS encoding YqjF family protein, with protein MTWRDAFFASWPVDPSVVEPTLPDGLAADTDEEGQAWLSVVGFVMEDIRPRFVPFGLSFPELNLRTYVRHRDDSGIYFYNLDADDRIGVPIARRLFRLPYYRAEMDVTERDGTISFESHRTHEGVSPADFEATIEPRATPEPADPESTEAFLVENYRFLVAGDGRLYCGEIDHGPWAVQPADLTIEENTLFEAAGFDQPAGDPLVQYSPGVEVTAGRLRRAERSL; from the coding sequence ATGACCTGGCGCGACGCCTTTTTCGCGAGCTGGCCCGTCGATCCGTCGGTTGTCGAGCCGACACTACCGGATGGGCTGGCGGCCGACACCGACGAGGAGGGGCAGGCCTGGTTGAGCGTCGTCGGATTCGTGATGGAAGACATCCGCCCTCGATTCGTCCCGTTCGGACTCTCGTTTCCGGAACTCAATCTCCGAACGTACGTCCGCCACCGTGACGACTCGGGGATCTACTTCTACAACCTCGACGCCGACGACCGGATCGGCGTGCCGATCGCACGCCGGCTCTTTCGGCTCCCGTACTACCGGGCCGAGATGGACGTCACCGAACGCGACGGGACGATCTCTTTCGAGAGTCACCGCACGCACGAGGGCGTTTCGCCCGCGGACTTCGAGGCGACGATCGAACCCCGCGCTACTCCCGAGCCGGCCGACCCCGAGTCGACTGAAGCGTTTCTGGTCGAGAACTACCGCTTTTTGGTCGCCGGTGACGGGCGACTCTACTGTGGCGAGATCGATCACGGGCCGTGGGCGGTCCAGCCCGCCGACCTCACGATCGAGGAGAACACGCTGTTCGAGGCGGCGGGTTTCGACCAGCCCGCGGGTGATCCGCTGGTACAGTACTCACCCGGCGTCGAGGTGACCGCGGGCCGTCTTCGGCGGGCCGAACGCAGTTTATAA
- a CDS encoding CBS domain-containing protein: MLVRELMSSDVVTCPVGATLREAVGKLCEHGVGSVILLSPEGHPTGIVTESDALRAGYETDRPFSEIQVSELSHRAVVTAAPDETVQHVARRMADEGVKKVPVMDDIDLVGIVTLTDIVWHLSDLRSEAAEFAEMGREWGPHD; this comes from the coding sequence ATGCTCGTCCGGGAGCTAATGAGTAGCGATGTCGTGACCTGCCCGGTCGGGGCGACGCTGCGGGAGGCGGTCGGCAAGCTCTGTGAGCACGGCGTCGGGTCGGTGATCCTCCTGAGCCCGGAGGGTCATCCAACCGGAATAGTGACCGAGTCGGACGCCCTCCGTGCGGGATACGAGACCGACCGTCCCTTCTCGGAGATTCAGGTATCCGAACTCTCCCACCGTGCGGTCGTGACGGCCGCGCCCGACGAGACCGTCCAGCACGTCGCCCGCCGGATGGCCGACGAGGGCGTCAAGAAAGTCCCCGTGATGGATGATATCGATCTGGTCGGAATCGTCACGCTGACCGATATTGTCTGGCACCTCTCGGACCTCCGCTCGGAGGCCGCCGAGTTCGCCGAGATGGGCCGGGAATGGGGCCCCCACGACTGA
- a CDS encoding PH domain-containing protein: MATYTTDERTLDSRVRWLWIGRALLIGLVVGGVATAVAFGVDRSWLWVGPVVGVFIAGLGVTHSILLYRTWSYEVREDSLFLDRGVITRVQTVVPYVRVQHIDTSRGPIERSVGLSTLVVYTAGSRGADVTIPGLTPPEADDLQTRLKRLAIESEGEDAV, translated from the coding sequence GTGGCCACCTACACGACCGACGAGCGGACGCTCGACTCGCGGGTCCGGTGGCTGTGGATCGGCCGTGCACTGTTGATCGGGCTGGTCGTCGGTGGCGTCGCGACGGCCGTGGCCTTCGGTGTCGACCGGTCGTGGCTGTGGGTCGGTCCGGTCGTTGGCGTCTTCATCGCCGGGCTTGGAGTTACCCACTCGATCCTGCTGTATCGAACCTGGAGCTACGAGGTCCGCGAGGATTCGCTGTTTCTGGATCGCGGCGTGATCACGCGCGTCCAGACCGTCGTGCCCTACGTTCGCGTCCAGCACATCGACACCAGTCGCGGACCGATCGAGCGGTCAGTCGGGCTCTCGACACTCGTGGTCTACACCGCGGGTTCGCGCGGGGCCGACGTGACGATTCCGGGGCTGACGCCGCCGGAGGCCGACGACCTCCAGACGCGACTGAAGCGACTCGCGATCGAGTCCGAGGGTGAGGACGCCGTCTGA
- a CDS encoding dihydroorotase, with translation MLITDATLPDGRTRDVRVDGETIAEIGETLSTTPDERTVDGSGKRLTPGMIDVHVHFRQPGYAHKETWETGSKSAAAGGVTTVVDQPNTDPPTIDGETFDQKRDFAADSLVDFGINGGVTAEWLPNILLRRPLFALGEVFLADSTGNMGIDADLFADALQQATDREITVTVHAEDATRFNESARERGDADAWSAYRAAQAEIEAVRRACEVAGEHDARIHIAHTSTPEAIDIASEAGMTCEVSPHHLFLSRNDLPELGTFGRMNPPLRRENRRKKVFERVADGTVDMIATDHAPHTREEKDASIWDAPSGVPGVETALPLLLNEAREGTLGYERVRDLTAANPASVFDIPNKGRIEEGFDADLVLFDPDEVREIRGEDTHTKCDWTPFEGMDGIFPELTMVRGTVVYENRREELFAEPVGQNVRETGVR, from the coding sequence ATGCTCATCACCGACGCCACGCTGCCGGACGGCCGCACGCGGGACGTCCGGGTCGACGGCGAGACGATCGCCGAGATCGGCGAGACGCTCTCGACCACACCGGACGAGCGGACGGTCGACGGCTCGGGCAAGCGGCTCACCCCGGGGATGATCGACGTCCACGTCCACTTTCGCCAGCCCGGCTACGCCCACAAGGAGACCTGGGAGACCGGAAGTAAGAGCGCCGCCGCGGGCGGCGTGACGACCGTCGTCGACCAGCCAAACACCGATCCGCCGACGATCGACGGCGAGACGTTCGACCAGAAACGCGACTTTGCCGCGGACTCGCTGGTCGACTTCGGGATCAACGGCGGCGTCACCGCCGAGTGGCTGCCCAACATCCTCCTGCGACGCCCACTCTTTGCCCTCGGCGAAGTCTTCCTCGCGGATTCGACCGGGAATATGGGGATCGACGCCGACCTGTTTGCCGACGCGCTCCAGCAAGCGACCGACCGCGAAATCACTGTGACAGTCCACGCCGAGGACGCGACGCGGTTCAACGAGAGCGCGAGAGAGCGCGGGGACGCAGACGCCTGGAGTGCCTACCGCGCCGCCCAGGCCGAGATCGAGGCCGTTCGACGGGCCTGCGAGGTGGCTGGCGAGCACGACGCACGGATACACATCGCTCACACGTCGACGCCCGAGGCGATCGATATCGCCAGCGAGGCGGGCATGACCTGCGAGGTCAGCCCCCACCATCTCTTCCTCTCGCGCAACGACCTGCCCGAACTGGGGACGTTCGGGCGGATGAACCCCCCGCTTCGGCGGGAGAACCGCCGCAAGAAGGTCTTCGAGCGAGTCGCGGACGGGACAGTCGACATGATCGCGACCGACCATGCACCCCACACACGCGAAGAGAAAGACGCCTCCATCTGGGACGCTCCCAGCGGCGTGCCGGGTGTCGAGACGGCGCTGCCGCTGCTGTTGAACGAGGCTCGTGAAGGCACGCTCGGCTACGAGCGCGTCCGGGATCTGACAGCCGCCAATCCCGCGAGCGTCTTCGACATCCCGAACAAGGGGCGGATCGAGGAGGGCTTCGACGCCGATCTGGTGCTGTTCGATCCCGACGAGGTCCGCGAGATCCGCGGCGAGGACACCCACACCAAGTGCGACTGGACGCCATTCGAGGGGATGGACGGGATCTTCCCCGAACTCACGATGGTTCGTGGGACCGTGGTCTACGAGAACAGACGCGAGGAACTGTTCGCCGAGCCCGTGGGACAGAACGTTCGCGAGACGGGCGTTCGCTGA
- a CDS encoding uracil-DNA glycosylase — translation MDANQDSPFNPFGMDETCENCPELAETRSNVVHGYGDVGAEFAFVGGFPDSGADEVGIPFMGADRETMLEILYATGFTESSPETTEPDLENAVLTYAARCHHPERKPTDAEFTNCEPYLNSEVRMINPEIIVAVGQHALEALAWEYTTRSAEDFDVEDEHATTIRGRGFEIVPMVEPADQSEKQTDAIIDHLLDVLGRDYRQTKGRRGR, via the coding sequence ATGGACGCCAATCAGGACTCCCCGTTCAATCCCTTCGGGATGGACGAGACCTGCGAGAACTGTCCCGAGCTGGCCGAGACGCGATCGAACGTAGTCCACGGCTACGGCGACGTCGGCGCGGAGTTCGCGTTCGTCGGCGGCTTTCCCGATTCGGGAGCCGACGAGGTCGGGATTCCCTTCATGGGTGCGGACCGGGAGACGATGCTCGAGATTCTGTACGCGACCGGCTTTACCGAGTCCTCGCCAGAGACGACCGAACCAGACCTCGAAAACGCCGTGCTGACGTACGCGGCGCGGTGTCACCACCCCGAGCGCAAGCCGACCGACGCGGAGTTCACCAACTGCGAACCCTACCTCAACAGCGAGGTGCGGATGATCAACCCCGAGATCATCGTCGCCGTCGGCCAGCACGCCCTCGAAGCGCTGGCCTGGGAGTACACCACCCGTAGCGCGGAGGACTTCGACGTCGAGGACGAACACGCCACGACCATCCGCGGCCGTGGCTTCGAGATCGTCCCAATGGTCGAACCCGCCGACCAGTCCGAGAAGCAGACTGACGCAATTATCGACCACCTGCTCGACGTGCTCGGGCGGGACTATCGACAGACGAAGGGAAGGCGCGGCCGGTAG
- a CDS encoding PH domain-containing protein, whose amino-acid sequence MQLDPLSIPYRAVERGLQAVIGIAIAGIAGAGSVGGLEGLAVFAVIVVVGIALSVGWQVAYYRRFEYRLTEDTFDIDSGVLSRRAREIPYGRIQNVDIRQNVIQRVLGIAEIRLETAGGGETEAQLRYVSLDDAETVQEEVSRRKRGESGEADADEVAVEESATKLFELTPRELVILGIVSMDLRLLSILAIPLSFAGPSVFAEFTPDGLTLFVVVAGLLALVVASAIFSGLLSMARYYGFVLSDRAEEYRYERGLFQRFSGSIPKDKVQTITLTENVIARWLGYASLSIETAGYAGGNQGSGSSSQAAIPVADRERVVSLAHRIDDFEGLDFERPPKRARERYAVRYSLVVAFFVAVAYGVVRFTELSFPWYALLLGLVLVPPAAHLKWSQRGYRLEDDHVITRNGFWSRRITIVPAYRIQTVVTSATVFQRRRSLATLVVDTAGTYSLLGDDAQAVDIDADVADALREDLAEDLQDAILAYRHEREQRDGADAVATAGDA is encoded by the coding sequence ATGCAACTCGATCCACTCTCGATCCCCTACCGGGCGGTCGAACGCGGTCTCCAGGCGGTCATCGGGATCGCCATCGCCGGGATCGCTGGTGCGGGATCGGTCGGCGGTCTCGAAGGGCTCGCGGTCTTCGCCGTGATCGTCGTCGTCGGGATCGCGCTCTCGGTCGGCTGGCAGGTCGCCTACTACCGCCGCTTCGAGTACCGGCTCACCGAGGACACCTTCGACATCGACTCGGGCGTGCTCTCGCGCCGCGCTCGCGAGATTCCCTACGGCCGCATCCAGAACGTCGACATCCGACAGAACGTGATCCAGCGCGTGCTGGGGATCGCCGAGATTCGACTCGAAACCGCGGGCGGCGGCGAGACCGAAGCCCAGCTGCGGTACGTCAGTCTCGACGACGCCGAGACCGTCCAGGAAGAAGTCAGTCGACGCAAGCGTGGCGAGTCCGGCGAGGCCGACGCGGACGAGGTGGCCGTCGAGGAGTCGGCGACGAAGTTGTTCGAACTCACCCCGCGCGAGCTGGTGATCCTGGGGATCGTCTCGATGGACTTGCGGTTGCTCTCGATCCTGGCGATTCCGCTGTCGTTCGCCGGTCCCTCGGTGTTCGCCGAGTTCACGCCCGATGGGCTGACGCTCTTCGTCGTCGTCGCTGGCCTCCTCGCGCTCGTCGTCGCCTCGGCGATCTTCAGCGGGCTGCTCTCGATGGCGCGCTACTACGGGTTCGTCCTCAGCGACCGGGCGGAGGAGTACCGCTACGAACGCGGGCTCTTCCAGCGGTTCAGCGGCTCGATCCCCAAGGACAAGGTCCAGACGATCACGCTCACCGAGAACGTCATCGCCCGGTGGCTGGGCTACGCCAGTCTCTCGATCGAGACGGCTGGCTACGCCGGCGGCAATCAGGGTAGCGGGTCGAGCTCACAGGCGGCGATCCCGGTCGCCGATCGCGAGCGCGTCGTCTCGCTGGCCCACCGGATCGATGATTTCGAAGGCCTGGACTTCGAGCGCCCGCCCAAGCGCGCCCGGGAACGCTACGCAGTCCGGTACTCGCTGGTGGTGGCGTTCTTCGTCGCGGTCGCCTACGGAGTCGTCCGGTTCACCGAACTCTCGTTCCCGTGGTACGCGCTGCTGCTGGGGCTGGTGCTGGTCCCGCCTGCCGCCCATCTCAAGTGGTCTCAGCGCGGGTATCGACTGGAGGACGACCACGTGATCACGCGCAACGGCTTCTGGTCGCGTCGGATCACCATCGTTCCGGCCTACCGGATCCAGACGGTCGTCACGTCGGCGACGGTCTTCCAGCGCCGGCGCAGCCTGGCGACGCTGGTCGTCGACACTGCCGGCACCTACAGCCTGCTCGGTGACGACGCCCAGGCCGTCGACATCGACGCCGACGTGGCCGACGCGCTCCGGGAGGATCTGGCCGAGGACTTGCAGGACGCGATCCTGGCGTATCGCCACGAGCGTGAACAGCGCGATGGTGCGGACGCCGTCGCCACTGCTGGTGACGCCTGA